Within the Kwoniella dejecticola CBS 10117 chromosome 5, complete sequence genome, the region tgacgaggatgatgctCAGACGGACGGCCATTCGGCAACGCTCACAACGCCTGCGCTGATCACATCGTCAGGCATGGTGAGTGAAGCGCACATCGGTAAATGCAGCGCCGGAAATGTCAGACGGGGCTATCGATAGCTGACGTTTCATTCGCAGAGGCTTCAATTGATATGCGATTGAAGAACGCTGGACGCAGTGGGGGTAGCACAACATTGTGCGCGCGCCGGCCATCGGAGATGGAAGGCGGTCATTACGATGCAAGGCCAAATGAGTCTGCAGTATTTACCAACCGTCAGGCTTCGACAAGCTACCAATACTCCGGTGGGGGCAGCCCTCAGCGTCGCAACCCCGACTTTGGACCGTACTTCCCCACCATTTGAAACCGTTCGCTGCGCCGGTGTATGTGAGAGCAAAGTAGATGATGATTACCGCGATAGCCACTCCAGCGTCCAGCCCAACAGCGACAATCATATTGAACTTTCTCCACAaagtcgtcttcttcttgtggaTGATGTATCCGAAAATGAAAGCCATGACGAACCAGGACGAGAAGTTGATACCCGTATTTACAGGAATTTTGGTACCCGATGCGACAAGCAAGATCGGGTTGACCAGGCGCCAGGTTGAGGCGGGATATCGCTTCTGCATAGCGAACACGAAAAGGCACAGGAGAATCGCAGCGATGATAAAGTAGTAGATTTCGACATATCGACCGCCAGCGGCGAAAAGCTTGTTGCCGAGCAGACCCCAAGCGACGTGCTGATTGAAGGTAACGCTCGCTTTCCGGCAATTGAAGTTATTGGCTGCTTTAGTGGTACAGACATCCGGTGTATGTTTCAGCGCCCAGTAAGTGACCGTGCCGTTCACCAGCGAGGACCAGATCCCAGCGCAGAAGAGGAGTACCGCGGTGAGTCGCGGAGGCACCTTGAGATAGTGCCCAACCTTTGCCGCTTCCGACTGATGTAGCGCATGTTGTAGGGTTCCGTAGCCGAAGACCGTAAAGTACATGCAGGCAATGGGCTGTCCTTTTAGCCAGAAGGCCGATACCATTTCGAGGAAGTTGTTGAGTGTAATCACAAAATTTGCTCGAGCTTCGACCAGGGCGAGCGGGATAAAGAATGAAGCGCACAGTACGATAGCGACAACGAATGCTCCTCCCGAGATCTGCATATCGTCCTTCCATAATTCGCAGTAGATGATGCCGAGGACAAGACCGACAACAGTCGAGATCAGGTACACCCACTTGGGAACCTGCTCGTAACGCTGCATGAGGACGTTGTGGCGGTCAGCCTGTTTGTTAGGGTCTCGAAGAGGTTCCCAAAAGTCTTCACGCCAGTTGAACACGAAGTGGAGTATCATAGCGATAAAAGACGCGACGCCAAGAGCCGAGTTGAGCACAAAAGCCGCGGGCAGCATGAGCGGCGAGTAGGCAAAGTACTTGGCTTCATCCAATTTCCACCGGCTATTGACAACCTTGGAAAAGTCGTAAGTCTTGCCTTTGACGGTAAAGAGCTTGTTGGTCATGATGGGAAAGTGTGCCGACTGCCAGGTGTTTGTATAGTATAGTGCCGGCAGCACGATCCACGTCCAAAAGACGAAGGACCCAAAGATGCAACTTGCCGCCCAAAACGGCGTGAGCAGCGGGTTGGACAAGTTCGAAATTTGTCCCCAATCGAGGGCGAGTGGGAACAGGCCAAGCCCTGTCGTGACACCGAAAATCTGTGACAATGTCGCATTGTTCGGCGCAGCCCATGAAATGAAGGCCCCGATATCGGCAAGTGCGGTGAAAATGAACCCCGAAAACCAGTAGTAGACGAAAGAACAGCCGGTAACGATCCCAAACATGCCCATTCGCGATAAGCCCCACGTCCTTGGCCCGCCCTTCTCCAGACATTTCGATCTCTTGCCGAATTTGTCGACTGTGCTTATCAGGGCGATCTGGCCGAGGACACCTGGCCAGGTTACATTGGCTGGCTTGATAAGTATATTCTGGGCAAGTCCCGTCCAGCCGAAGGAGATGAAATAGCAGACCAGATTCAGGTAGAACACGCGTCCAATGccgatatcgatgttgaagTACTTGACCTGTTCTACGACCAGAGTGTTTGTGAGAGCAGTCGCAATGCAGACATTGGTGAACATGAGGACGCAAGCGTGCTCCTTTCGGGTGAATGGACCGGGATTGAGCTGCAACTTCTTGCCAAAGCCGATGCGGAGTGACCAGTCGGGGACGAACGCGTGCCATGCCCAGCCCAATGGCCACGCTACAAGTACGGCGACGATGCTCGAGACCGTGACAGTGGGATACCTGAGCTGAAATAATGCATCAACGCCCGTGATGACGGTCGTGATTCCGAAAGTGAGGGTCCACATGCGAATATTATTCGTCGACGATTCGACGTCATCGTGCACATCGGTAATACCTTCAACGTCCATGTAGGTGAAGTCCGCAGCAGCGTCTGTCGACAGGCTCGTGTCGGTCGCTACGGGGGATGAAGTCTTCTTGCATGATTGCTGCAGCGGTCGTTGTTTCACTGCGTTTCCATTTTTCCCCGCTTCAGCTTGGGTAGGGAGCAGGTCCGGAAGGGGTCCTTGCTCGTCGTTGCACTTCAAGGAATTGGCGAGCGGCCCTCGCTCTGTCTCGATCTCAGAGACGGCCATGACTGCAAAGCAAGCTGATGTCAAAGTCTAATTTTGATAGCAGAGTACGTACAATATCTATATGCCGAAATTTACATGCGCAACACATAAAATGGATGGGGAATGCGTTGCTTCGCGGATATGATGAGCTACCTGAGTGCAAATGACAGATCATTGAACGGGCGTTATATCCTTTTCTCGTGTATGCAAGCTCTGCAATTTTCCTTGCTATTTTTCGCGCTCAGCATCTGCGTAGGTTGCAGCATCGGCCGATTGTATATCAGATAATGGAATTTTAAGCGATAACTTTGGCTATCAGGTGCATTCATGCTGTTGAGCTACCGCATGATTCGGCCGCACGCGCTGTCCTGCGGCCGGCTTTTGCGGACACACGACTTTTTTGCCCGTAATCTTTAAGCAAACCAATCAGGGGTGATTCGACAGAGTCCGAGGCGGGCGGCGAAAACTGGGCCAGTATATACGACCAGGTGAAAGTCAGTTGCAATTAGCACATTTCGGGCGACAACGCTGCTATCTTATAAAATTCTGTACTTCGACATTAGGGGTATTCAATTTCAGTTTTGTTTTTCGTGATTTTGAGAGCTTAAACCGAGGGAAGTCAAATCAAAAAAAGTCCGTTCTTATTGTAAGGCATGCGCACAGCACGTTATTTTCGAATAACGGCAGCGTGCCTAACCAATTTCAGACGCGCAAAAATCAATCCTTATCctgctgaaggaggtggcCGATAGGATCTAAGATCTAAGATATAAGGATAAACTTTCCTTATTCTCCGAGAAATTACCGTAAGAGGCGAAAAATATCGGGAAAACGGCCTGGGGTAATTGAGACAACTTTGCTGGATAAGGACGAAAAATCTCAATTGAAAATACCCCTATTATCTTCGACAGCTCCAAGCGTTGTCCATACCTTAAGGTGGGTGTATAGAATGACTAGTAGAAATTTGACTATCAGATGGCAACCCTAGAGATGTATCAGTTGGAGACCTGACGCTCTGTAAGGTCCTGGCCAGTCCTTGCATGTCTTATTTGAAACTGATCGTCATTAGACTCCTTTGAAGCCGACGGGTCGCTTCCTCCGAACTctcttcattcatccataTGTTGGGCCGGCTACCATTGAGTCCCCTTCAGACAGATGTCTGCCCCAAGGCTGGCAGACATCggctttccttcttgtccagCCCTTCTCCGCAATCGATCGGTGAAAAGCGTAGACGTCAGCCTAGAGCGCGAATCGTACAGAGTGATCAGCAAGTAGATAGTGATAAAGAGACATCTTTACGGCGACCCGCAATAGGAGAGAGACAGGTTCTCAGCGTAAATATCCCAGGAGAGGCGATAGGCGTTGTAGCTTCTAGGAGAGGGCTGAATCGCAAGTGATACCGTAGGATATCTATATGATTACGGCTAACAATCTTAAATCCATAAGGAGACCAGACTACGGTCGCGATGGCGTAACAACATGCCTATGTGAAGTACGAATTTGAGAGAAAAGTAATGTTTGATATATGTAAAACCATTCGATCCCTAATGTTCTAGCCAACGCCGGTCGACTACTACTCGCTTGACCACTTACTTGGCTATTCACTTGGTGCTCATTAGGTAATCGAATACGCCGACCGTATCTTCCCATCATCCTTGACAATCCTACTTATGTACGTTGGTTGATTACCACAGAATTTCAGGTATAGATCTCGTCTTGGGGTGAAGCTTTAACTCTGCCCGAATCCTCAGAGTAGACTTCGTAGTCTCGGCAATTGT harbors:
- a CDS encoding OPT family small oligopeptide transporter; translated protein: MAVSEIETERGPLANSLKCNDEQGPLPDLLPTQAEAGKNGNAVKQRPLQQSCKKTSSPVATDTSLSTDAAADFTYMDVEGITDVHDDVESSTNNIRMWTLTFGITTVITGVDALFQLRYPTVTVSSIVAVLVAWPLGWAWHAFVPDWSLRIGFGKKLQLNPGPFTRKEHACVLMFTNVCIATALTNTLVVEQVKYFNIDIGIGRVFYLNLVCYFISFGWTGLAQNILIKPANVTWPGVLGQIALISTVDKFGKRSKCLEKGGPRTWGLSRMGMFGIVTGCSFVYYWFSGFIFTALADIGAFISWAAPNNATLSQIFGVTTGLGLFPLALDWGQISNLSNPLLTPFWAASCIFGSFVFWTWIVLPALYYTNTWQSAHFPIMTNKLFTVKGKTYDFSKVVNSRWKLDEAKYFAYSPLMLPAAFVLNSALGVASFIAMILHFVFNWREDFWEPLRDPNKQADRHNVLMQRYEQVPKWVYLISTVVGLVLGIIYCELWKDDMQISGGAFVVAIVLCASFFIPLALVEARANFVITLNNFLEMVSAFWLKGQPIACMYFTVFGYGTLQHALHQSEAAKVGHYLKVPPRLTAVLLFCAGIWSSLVNGTVTYWALKHTPDVCTTKAANNFNCRKASVTFNQHVAWGLLGNKLFAAGGRYVEIYYFIIAAILLCLFVFAMQKRYPASTWRLVNPILLVASGTKIPVNTGINFSSWFVMAFIFGYIIHKKKTTLWRKFNMIVAVGLDAGVAIAVIIIYFALTYTGAANGFKWWGSTVQSRGCDAEGCPHRSIGSLSKPDGW